In Nitrospirota bacterium, a single window of DNA contains:
- the rsmD gene encoding 16S rRNA (guanine(966)-N(2))-methyltransferase RsmD, whose protein sequence is MRISGGLAKGRKIKLVHGPEPLRPTPAKVREALFDILRKKIEGATFVDLYAGTGAIGIEALSRGALKAIFVEDNRFRVEEIRRLVRAFGFTEKSMIIAEKARLFLEDASRRNEKFDIIFLDPPYHTEEIENVLSDLGEMDLLETGGVVVAEHFIKRKLPAVSGRLQLIKNYTYGDTVLSVYSRSTGEVGDD, encoded by the coding sequence TTGAGGATTTCTGGCGGCCTTGCAAAGGGAAGGAAGATAAAGTTAGTCCATGGGCCTGAGCCGTTAAGGCCGACCCCTGCAAAAGTCAGGGAGGCACTTTTTGATATTTTAAGGAAAAAGATTGAGGGGGCTACTTTCGTTGATTTGTATGCAGGGACAGGCGCTATTGGCATCGAGGCACTGAGCCGCGGGGCACTAAAAGCTATTTTTGTTGAAGACAACAGGTTCAGGGTTGAAGAAATAAGGCGGCTTGTTAGAGCATTTGGCTTTACCGAAAAATCAATGATTATTGCAGAGAAGGCCAGGCTTTTCCTTGAGGATGCCTCCAGAAGGAATGAAAAATTTGACATAATCTTCCTTGACCCGCCATACCACACAGAGGAGATAGAGAATGTCTTATCAGACCTCGGAGAGATGGACCTGCTTGAGACAGGAGGAGTTGTAGTGGCAGAACATTTTATTAAAAGGAAATTGCCGGCAGTGTCCGGCAGGCTGCAATTAATTAAAAATTACACTTATGGGGATACAGTCCTGAGTGTTTATTCCCGAAGTACGGGAGAGGTGGGTGATGACTAA
- the coaD gene encoding pantetheine-phosphate adenylyltransferase, protein MTKIAVYPGTFDPITNGHIDLIQRALRIFDEVIVAVAPSPRKLPLFTLEERLRMIRQSLEGIKGAKAEAFNGLLVDYVRSKKGVAIIRGLRAVSDFEYELQMALMNRRLDSNTETVFMMPSEEYTFLTSTVIKEVASLGGHIKGLVPEVVEKALKEKFKIVEDIVE, encoded by the coding sequence ATGACTAAGATAGCAGTTTATCCCGGCACATTTGACCCGATTACTAACGGCCATATAGACCTGATTCAAAGGGCCCTCAGGATTTTTGACGAAGTTATAGTCGCAGTTGCTCCCAGCCCGAGAAAGTTACCGCTCTTCACTCTTGAGGAGAGGCTCAGAATGATAAGGCAGTCGCTCGAAGGGATTAAAGGGGCTAAAGCCGAGGCATTCAATGGCCTTCTCGTTGATTATGTCAGGAGCAAAAAAGGAGTTGCTATAATCAGGGGGCTCAGGGCAGTATCTGATTTTGAGTACGAACTCCAGATGGCCCTGATGAATAGGCGGCTTGACAGTAATACGGAAACTGTCTTTATGATGCCCAGCGAGGAGTACACTTTCCTGACATCCACTGTGATAAAAGAGGTGGCTTCTCTGGGAGGCCATATAAAAGGTCTTGTGCCCGAGGTAGTGGAAAAGGCATTGAAAGAGAAGTTCAAGATAGTGGAGGATATAGTGGAGTAA
- a CDS encoding cysteine hydrolase produces MAKEALLIIDMLNDFVLKGAPLEVPETRKVIPDIKREIEKARAEGNPVIYICDAHGPDDKEFSKFGWPPHAVKGTKGAEVVDELKPAPDDIIIEKTTYSGFYNTKLDETLKSLGIVCLRLTGCVTHICVMFTASDAVLRDYNVTVVENGVAGLAKEDHDAALRIMKNVMGVKIASSK; encoded by the coding sequence ATGGCAAAGGAGGCTCTTTTAATAATAGATATGCTGAATGACTTTGTCCTGAAGGGTGCACCTCTTGAAGTCCCTGAGACGAGGAAAGTAATTCCAGATATCAAAAGAGAGATTGAAAAAGCAAGGGCAGAAGGCAACCCGGTGATTTATATCTGTGATGCCCATGGCCCTGATGATAAGGAGTTCTCAAAATTCGGCTGGCCTCCTCACGCAGTTAAAGGCACAAAGGGTGCAGAGGTTGTTGATGAGCTCAAGCCAGCACCTGATGACATAATCATTGAAAAAACCACCTATTCAGGTTTTTATAACACAAAGCTTGATGAGACGCTGAAGTCCCTCGGCATTGTCTGCCTGAGGCTAACAGGATGCGTTACTCATATCTGTGTAATGTTCACTGCATCTGATGCAGTGCTCAGGGATTATAATGTTACAGTTGTTGAAAACGGAGTTGCAGGACTCGCAAAAGAAGACCACGACGCAGCACTGAGGATAATGAAGAATGTAATGGGGGTGAAGATAGCAAGCAGCAAGTAG